GCGGAATCCGTGGACCCGCCGCTGAAAAGCTGCTGGTCCGAGTGGAGAAGGCCGCGGCGGTCGACGAGGTTCTTGAAGTAGTTGTTGTCGAAGCTGGTGGGGCTCTGAATATCCAGCGGCGCCAGATTGTTGTCGCCTGAGCCTCTTGCTCTGGGGCAGTTGCCCTGTCTTGTTCTAGCAAATGACGTGTCGATGTTCGATTCGTTGTAGATACGGGCCCTGAAGCTCGTGCATCTCGCCTGTCCAATCGTGTGAGAACCTGTGTTTCAGGAAAATAGAACTCGTGGGGTCAGACACGGTGAAAAGATCATTAGAAGGTATGATCAGCTAGTACTGGTTCACTGATAACAGACTTTGACCGGTTAACTAAAAACCGGTTAATGAAAGAAGGAACGAACCGGAGAGAGCAACCAAGTCCTTGGAGGAGAGACCGAGCGCGTTAAACCTAGAGATCAAGCCATTGAGATTTGTCGTCGGCTGAGGAATGCCGTTGTTTGCAGCGGAAAGGCTAGTTGTCTTGGCGTCGCGTCTTCCAAGTTTCACATTCCAGCTAGGCCCTCCTAGCTGAAACAGACAAAATCATGCAGCATATATAGTTAATTTAAATGCAGTTCAGTTGGTAAGACgcttattatatatttttatttttatttttatgaaggGCGATGCAAGAACTCACGATAGAAACAGAGTCGCGAGCAGTGACGGCCAAGATATCAGCGCAAGAGACAACGCCGGGGCAAGCCTTCTCCACGGCGGATTTGATGTCGTCAACAACGTCGAATCCTCGGGCCGAGTTCCGATTTGGAGTAGCGCCTTTCTCTCCTCTCATGGAGGAGGTGTCGTCAAGGAGGATTGATCCATCACATCCCTATACCAAAAATAGATATACTTGTTCAAAATCATGTTAATTAGGTAAGGGTTGGGACAAGATAACGGTATTAGGCAATAAAAAATGGGCATGTCGATTAACGACATGTCAAACTATAAGTGGTCCTAATCGACCTTTTGTTTTATAGCTTGTTTATATATTGTGTAACAACATAGCCATGTTCATATTTTTCTACAATTACAAAATAATGCAACATAATTTTCGCTTGTGTTGACCAGACATTGATGTGTACTTGCTACATATGACTCACAGAACAACACTGTATAAGTACTGATGTTAGATTAATCAACTTAACTTAATAGTACCCATTTCTGCAACATGTCTATTTTGTCATATAAGAAAAAAGtggccgtagccatgatcaaaACTTACATTCACGAAGCAGTCGTGGAAGAAAAGGCGAAGGAGGGAGGCGCCCATCCGGGCCTCCTTTTGGATGGCGGAATGGACGGCAGACCTCACCGTCTCGAAGAGATTAGGGCAAGATTTTGAGTAAAAATCAGTGGAGAGTTGAGCTGAGGAGGTTGTTACCAAGACAAGTAACATTGCCAAAGTGATGGCTGCTTTGAAAGAAGAAAATGTAGCCATTGAAGAATAAGATTTGTCTTTACTAATGAATTGATTAAAGGGAGTTAAGTGTGGTGTGCAAAGTTGATGAAAACTTGACGAATTTATAGATAAATGTTGCAATGCTTTCTCTAGGTATTGGCTTGGGCAGGTTACCTAACTCAAGACTCAATTGCATGGGAATGcaacttttaaaataaataaaaaaaaaagaattgacGACGTAAAAGAATAAATATTACT
This genomic interval from Salvia splendens isolate huo1 chromosome 13, SspV2, whole genome shotgun sequence contains the following:
- the LOC121762775 gene encoding peroxidase P7-like, translated to MATFSSFKAAITLAMLLVLVTTSSAQLSTDFYSKSCPNLFETVRSAVHSAIQKEARMGASLLRLFFHDCFVNGCDGSILLDDTSSMRGEKGATPNRNSARGFDVVDDIKSAVEKACPGVVSCADILAVTARDSVSILGGPSWNVKLGRRDAKTTSLSAANNGIPQPTTNLNGLISRFNALGLSSKDLVALSGSHTIGQARCTSFRARIYNESNIDTSFARTRQGNCPRARGSGDNNLAPLDIQSPTSFDNNYFKNLVDRRGLLHSDQQLFSGGSTDSAVKAYSNSPGSFASDFAAAMIRMGDISPLTGSNGEIRKNCRRKN